The Atribacterota bacterium genome includes a region encoding these proteins:
- a CDS encoding SpoIID/LytB domain-containing protein, protein MQKIWYGVTLTVVLVVIFGGMTCAWVKDLEVTVAIYRGKEEVRFSSVSGMLVTFEHRTFTVPAGMSVHFSFREGKVFWKEKSLFAWRFILASLGREPILWGKRPYRGKMIVEARSGLLSILNTLSVEDYIKGTIKLEASPSWPEEALKAQIIVARTYAFKNLGRHREDGFDFCATEHCQRYGGINAEDPRTNALVEATRGMVLTYEGKIASVVYHSESGGYTDSAFNVWGREVPYLMAVPSPWEKDAPHALWTVCLSKVEIEAALRQAGYLSGSLKGIQFVPSEHGRMKEVVLFSQNGRWVIPASKFREAIGVQILPSTYFTVREERIKGKPDRTLREQKEVPKSHSVGVSRSRELLEKDDWTLEDIIAFLELREKEREAMKKKRESLGTETTGTVVSVPPLLEEEVGAQFIFEGRGWGHGVGLSQWGAVGMAQEGYDFRAILSHYFPGCELRRAVLK, encoded by the coding sequence ATGCAGAAAATATGGTATGGTGTTACCCTGACCGTTGTTCTTGTAGTCATTTTCGGTGGAATGACTTGTGCCTGGGTCAAGGATTTAGAAGTCACGGTAGCCATTTATCGGGGTAAGGAAGAGGTGCGTTTCTCCTCGGTTTCGGGGATGTTGGTTACCTTCGAGCACCGGACATTTACCGTGCCAGCGGGAATGTCAGTGCACTTCTCCTTCCGAGAGGGGAAAGTTTTCTGGAAGGAAAAGAGTCTTTTCGCTTGGCGTTTTATCTTGGCTTCTTTGGGTCGTGAACCGATTTTGTGGGGGAAACGTCCGTACCGGGGGAAAATGATTGTGGAAGCCAGAAGCGGACTCTTATCCATTCTCAATACCCTTTCGGTTGAAGATTACATCAAGGGAACCATCAAGCTTGAGGCCAGTCCTTCCTGGCCGGAAGAAGCTCTTAAGGCCCAGATTATCGTGGCTCGCACCTATGCATTCAAAAATTTGGGGAGACACAGGGAGGACGGTTTCGATTTCTGTGCCACCGAACACTGCCAGCGTTACGGGGGGATCAACGCTGAAGACCCTCGGACCAATGCCTTGGTGGAAGCCACTCGTGGTATGGTATTGACTTATGAGGGAAAAATTGCTTCTGTAGTCTATCACTCCGAAAGTGGTGGGTATACCGATAGTGCGTTCAATGTGTGGGGAAGGGAAGTCCCATATCTTATGGCGGTGCCTTCCCCCTGGGAAAAGGATGCTCCGCATGCCCTCTGGACGGTATGTCTGAGTAAAGTGGAAATTGAAGCGGCTCTTCGCCAAGCTGGCTATTTATCGGGAAGCCTAAAGGGTATTCAGTTTGTTCCTTCCGAGCATGGAAGAATGAAAGAGGTGGTTCTCTTTTCTCAGAATGGGCGGTGGGTGATCCCGGCATCCAAATTCCGGGAAGCGATTGGGGTGCAAATCCTTCCGAGTACCTATTTCACGGTGCGTGAAGAGAGGATAAAAGGGAAGCCGGATAGAACTCTACGAGAACAAAAAGAAGTTCCCAAATCCCATTCTGTGGGGGTATCCCGTTCTCGGGAACTTCTTGAAAAGGACGATTGGACCCTTGAGGATATCATCGCCTTTTTAGAACTGCGAGAGAAAGAGCGAGAAGCAATGAAGAAAAAGAGAGAAAGCCTGGGTACCGAAACTACCGGTACGGTAGTTTCGGTACCACCGCTATTGGAGGAAGAAGTTGGAGCACAATTTATTTTTGAAGGTCGTGGTTGGGGACATGGGGTTGGTCTTTCCCAATGGGGTGCGGTAGGTATGGCGCAGGAAGGGTACGATTTTCGGGCCATTCTTTCGCATTATTTTCCCGGCTGTGAGTTGAGGCGTGCTGTATTGAAATGA
- the tgt gene encoding tRNA guanosine(34) transglycosylase Tgt yields the protein MRERFTVLSVDHQSRARLGILHTAHGDVETPVFMPVGTQGTVKAMAPDRLREIGVQIFLCNAYHLHLRPGEDLIREAGGLHRFISWDRALLTDSGGFQVFSLADLVQIDDEGVTFHSHLDGSLHRLTPQEAIRIQMVLGADVIMILDQCVGFPASSYEERMAVERTLRWAKCAKEAFQSEQQMLFGIIQGGTDRKLREWSAQETVKLDFDGYAIGGLSVGEPKPLMYEMIECVEPFLPMGKPRYLMGVGNPVSIVEGVWRGVDMFDCVLPTRNARNACLFTPRGKMNIDRLEFARDFGPVDPDCGCYLCQNFSRAYLRHLFKAGEILAAELATIHNLYFMVKLMKSIHHALRGGYFREFREEFLSRYSENF from the coding sequence TTGAGAGAACGATTTACGGTTCTTTCGGTGGATCACCAGAGTCGGGCTCGTTTAGGGATTCTCCATACTGCTCACGGGGACGTGGAGACTCCAGTATTTATGCCAGTGGGAACGCAGGGGACGGTTAAAGCCATGGCTCCGGATCGCCTGCGAGAAATCGGAGTACAAATTTTCCTCTGTAACGCTTACCATCTCCATCTTCGGCCAGGAGAGGACCTTATTCGGGAGGCTGGGGGTCTACACCGTTTTATCTCCTGGGACCGGGCTCTTTTGACCGATAGTGGTGGATTTCAGGTGTTTAGCTTAGCAGATTTGGTGCAGATTGATGATGAAGGAGTGACGTTCCATTCCCATCTGGATGGTTCCTTGCATCGTTTAACCCCTCAGGAGGCGATTCGAATTCAAATGGTTTTGGGGGCCGATGTCATTATGATTCTAGACCAGTGTGTTGGGTTTCCGGCTTCTTCGTATGAGGAACGGATGGCGGTAGAGAGGACGCTCCGCTGGGCGAAGTGTGCGAAAGAGGCATTCCAGTCGGAACAACAGATGCTCTTTGGTATTATCCAGGGGGGAACAGACCGAAAATTACGGGAATGGAGTGCCCAGGAGACGGTAAAACTTGATTTCGATGGATATGCCATTGGAGGTTTGAGCGTGGGAGAACCCAAGCCCCTCATGTACGAAATGATTGAATGCGTTGAACCATTTTTACCCATGGGGAAACCCCGTTATCTTATGGGAGTGGGGAATCCAGTGAGTATTGTGGAAGGAGTGTGGCGTGGTGTGGACATGTTTGACTGTGTCCTGCCGACTCGTAACGCTCGCAATGCCTGTCTTTTCACTCCAAGAGGGAAGATGAATATCGACCGGCTGGAGTTTGCCCGTGATTTTGGTCCGGTGGATCCAGATTGTGGATGTTACCTCTGCCAAAATTTTTCTCGAGCCTACCTGCGGCATCTTTTTAAAGCTGGGGAGATTTTAGCAGCGGAGTTGGCCACTATACACAACCTGTATTTTATGGTAAAGTTGATGAAAAGTATTCATCATGCTTTGCGTGGAGGGTACTTTCGGGAATTCCGGGAGGAATTTCTCTCTCGATATTCGGAAAACTTTTAA
- a CDS encoding serpin family protein: MERKRVFLCLAVLFISFTGCVSLAQPRPLYTDFALSLFTQLYEGNEDNILLSPWSVALALSMTVNGARGTTQISILKALGYPDPSVTALNEENQRLVKVLQELSREDPGVKIKMAHTIFVREGISLREQFLHTVLGFYEAYPESLDFGNPLAVETINRWVREKTEGKIDGVLERLDPDSILILLNAVFFQGAWSIPFDIEDTQLVPFHFPGGVTREHPIMFQSGWYRYLATDDFQAVGLPYGEKGRLKMYLFLPHPEMPLSSLLAQLTPENWQNWMRGFERRKGRIGIPRFTLSYGTVDLKRALSKMGMEVAFSPQADFGNLTDEPAFIKNVFHRSLLEVSEKGTEASAATAVVVAKGLSQESEEAFEMVIDRPFFLAVVEEDSGLILFMGMVFSPEG, from the coding sequence ATGGAAAGAAAAAGGGTATTCCTATGCCTGGCTGTGCTCTTTATCAGTTTCACAGGTTGTGTTTCTCTGGCCCAACCTCGTCCTCTTTATACCGATTTTGCCCTGAGCCTGTTTACCCAGCTATATGAAGGTAACGAAGATAATATTCTTCTTTCTCCTTGGAGCGTAGCTCTTGCCCTTAGTATGACAGTCAATGGTGCACGTGGAACCACCCAGATATCGATACTCAAAGCGCTTGGTTACCCTGATCCTTCTGTAACGGCTTTGAATGAGGAAAACCAGAGATTGGTCAAGGTGCTCCAGGAGCTATCCAGAGAAGACCCCGGGGTAAAAATTAAAATGGCCCATACCATTTTCGTCAGAGAAGGTATATCACTTCGAGAGCAGTTTTTGCATACCGTTTTGGGTTTTTATGAAGCGTATCCTGAATCCCTTGACTTTGGTAACCCTTTAGCTGTTGAGACCATCAATAGGTGGGTCAGAGAGAAAACCGAGGGGAAAATCGATGGAGTCCTGGAACGCCTTGATCCAGATTCCATTCTGATTTTGCTCAACGCCGTCTTTTTTCAGGGGGCCTGGAGCATTCCCTTTGATATCGAGGATACGCAACTTGTTCCTTTCCATTTCCCTGGAGGTGTAACCCGAGAACACCCGATTATGTTTCAGTCAGGGTGGTACCGATACCTGGCCACGGATGATTTTCAGGCGGTGGGTCTTCCTTATGGTGAAAAGGGAAGGCTCAAGATGTACCTTTTTCTACCCCATCCCGAAATGCCCCTTTCTTCCTTGCTTGCTCAGTTGACTCCGGAGAACTGGCAAAACTGGATGCGAGGGTTTGAGCGCAGAAAGGGTCGCATTGGAATTCCCCGTTTTACTCTTTCTTACGGAACGGTTGACCTCAAAAGGGCTTTATCGAAAATGGGTATGGAAGTCGCCTTTTCTCCTCAGGCCGATTTTGGTAACCTTACCGATGAACCGGCTTTCATTAAAAACGTTTTCCATCGAAGCTTGCTTGAAGTGAGCGAAAAAGGTACTGAGGCATCGGCCGCAACCGCAGTGGTGGTCGCTAAGGGGCTTTCCCAGGAATCAGAAGAAGCATTTGAAATGGTCATCGATCGACCTTTCTTTCTGGCCGTTGTGGAGGAGGACAGCGGTCTCATCCTCTTTATGGGAATGGTGTTTTCGCCGGAGGGATGA
- a CDS encoding DUF2905 domain-containing protein encodes MSYWAKFFLTLGVVFVVVGLVLLVLPRIPGLGRLGHLPGDIVYRKGNFVFYFPLATSILVSLLLTLILTLLLRR; translated from the coding sequence ATCTCTTACTGGGCAAAGTTTTTCTTGACCTTGGGAGTGGTATTTGTTGTAGTGGGTCTTGTCCTTCTGGTTCTGCCCCGCATTCCGGGTTTAGGGAGACTGGGGCATTTGCCGGGAGACATTGTCTATCGGAAAGGGAACTTTGTCTTTTATTTCCCACTGGCGACTTCCATTCTTGTGAGCCTTCTCTTAACCCTGATTCTGACGTTGCTTTTGCGACGCTAA
- the ruvC gene encoding crossover junction endodeoxyribonuclease RuvC, with the protein MTKHPLRILGVDPGVALTGFGIVGWEEGERVTAIHYGFIETPLRKKVPERLVQIFQEFNTLIGTYRPEEVAVEELFFNKNSKTAISVGEARGVVLLCAALHGIPVYEYTPLQVKQAIVGYGRATKSQVIYMVQQLLQITEEINPDDIADALAVALCHAFRLRMR; encoded by the coding sequence ATGACAAAACACCCGTTGCGGATACTTGGTGTTGACCCGGGAGTAGCCCTTACCGGCTTTGGGATTGTGGGTTGGGAAGAGGGTGAAAGGGTTACAGCTATCCATTATGGGTTTATTGAAACCCCGTTACGGAAAAAGGTTCCTGAGCGATTGGTGCAAATCTTTCAGGAGTTCAATACCCTGATTGGAACGTATCGGCCGGAAGAGGTAGCGGTGGAGGAGCTGTTTTTTAACAAGAACTCCAAAACCGCTATTTCTGTTGGTGAGGCTCGGGGAGTGGTGCTTCTCTGTGCCGCGCTGCATGGAATCCCAGTGTACGAGTATACCCCCTTGCAGGTGAAGCAGGCAATTGTTGGCTACGGTCGGGCAACCAAAAGCCAGGTGATTTACATGGTTCAACAGCTTCTCCAAATTACCGAAGAGATTAATCCGGACGACATCGCCGATGCGCTGGCGGTCGCTCTGTGTCATGCATTTCGGCTCAGGATGAGGTAG
- a CDS encoding epoxyqueuosine reductase QueH — MKNAVLLHTCCAPCSIYVSDFFEKEGFAVVHMFYNPNIHPFEEYRKRWETLNDLVCRTGRRLVAPFPYNPLEYFSVIQDEEKRCPQCYQLRLAKVARWGKEHGFSFFSTTLTISPYQDIACIQRIGEKVGSELGISFVGIDFRSGFEESMQKAKSLSLYRQKYCGCIFSRWEGVKRRVWKSLTGQSFS, encoded by the coding sequence ATGAAGAACGCAGTGCTCCTTCATACCTGCTGTGCTCCCTGCAGCATCTATGTGAGTGATTTTTTTGAGAAAGAAGGCTTTGCAGTGGTACACATGTTCTATAATCCCAACATTCACCCTTTTGAGGAGTACAGGAAGCGGTGGGAGACCCTCAACGATCTTGTTTGTCGAACCGGTCGCAGGCTGGTTGCTCCATTTCCATATAATCCGCTGGAATATTTCTCGGTGATCCAGGATGAAGAAAAAAGGTGTCCGCAATGTTATCAATTGCGGTTGGCAAAGGTTGCGCGGTGGGGAAAAGAACACGGTTTTTCCTTTTTCAGCACCACCTTGACCATAAGTCCTTACCAGGATATAGCGTGCATCCAGCGTATTGGAGAAAAGGTAGGGAGCGAACTTGGCATTTCCTTTGTGGGTATCGATTTCCGAAGTGGTTTTGAGGAGAGCATGCAAAAGGCTAAGAGTTTGAGTCTGTATCGTCAGAAGTACTGTGGGTGTATTTTCAGTCGGTGGGAAGGAGTGAAAAGGCGGGTATGGAAATCTCTTACTGGGCAAAGTTTTTCTTGA
- a CDS encoding YebC/PmpR family DNA-binding transcriptional regulator, with translation MSGHSKWAQIKHKKAKTDLARGKAFSKLIRLITVAARQGGGNIENNARLRLAVQKAREMNMPQENIEKAIKKGTGELEGVAYEEVTYEGYGPGGVAIMVEVTTDNRNRTTAEIRHLFNRYGGSLGESGCVSWVFERQGLISFEKDKVDEETLMMVAIDSGAQDIRTTDTTVDVITAPEDFEQVKKVLDEKGFQYVVAQVTMVPKNTVSVEGKHAQQVLDLIEALEEHDDVQEVYANFDIADELLESLKS, from the coding sequence ATGTCTGGACATTCCAAATGGGCGCAGATCAAGCATAAGAAGGCAAAGACGGATCTCGCTCGGGGTAAAGCCTTTTCCAAGCTGATTCGTCTCATTACTGTGGCCGCTCGACAGGGAGGCGGCAACATTGAAAACAACGCTAGACTCCGGCTGGCTGTGCAGAAAGCCCGAGAAATGAACATGCCCCAGGAAAACATTGAAAAGGCGATCAAAAAGGGAACTGGAGAGCTGGAAGGTGTTGCCTACGAAGAGGTGACTTATGAAGGATACGGTCCTGGGGGTGTAGCGATCATGGTGGAGGTTACCACCGATAACCGGAACCGGACAACAGCAGAAATTCGCCACCTCTTTAACCGTTATGGAGGGAGTTTAGGGGAAAGTGGCTGTGTTTCTTGGGTATTTGAGCGTCAGGGGTTAATTAGCTTTGAAAAGGATAAGGTGGATGAAGAAACATTAATGATGGTAGCCATTGATTCTGGAGCACAAGATATCCGTACCACCGATACTACCGTCGACGTCATCACCGCACCGGAAGATTTTGAACAGGTGAAGAAGGTCCTGGATGAAAAAGGATTCCAGTATGTGGTGGCCCAGGTGACTATGGTACCCAAGAATACGGTGAGTGTAGAAGGAAAACACGCTCAGCAGGTTTTGGACCTCATTGAAGCGCTGGAAGAGCATGATGATGTTCAGGAAGTGTATGCCAACTTTGATATTGCCGATGAACTTCTGGAGTCGTTGAAAAGCTAG
- a CDS encoding metallophosphoesterase family protein — translation MKIAVFSDIHGNITALEAVLSEIQSMDVAHTVCLGDLVGYNPFPNEVVERIQSLGIPTIMGNYDQGVGFDLDDCGCAYRSEEERARGHISLSWTKARVTPENKAFLQNLLPRYELEVGPFRFLFVHGSPRRINEYLFPERTDESFRHIMSNEKSNVLLCGHTHIPFSRNIDYFTVVNDGSVGLSKDGDWRACLAIITIEETLKVDFRRIPYNREYLKEGYRKNPELPFFAEKLME, via the coding sequence ATGAAAATTGCCGTTTTTTCCGATATTCATGGGAATATCACCGCTCTGGAGGCGGTACTTTCCGAAATCCAGAGCATGGACGTCGCGCATACGGTTTGTTTGGGAGATCTTGTGGGGTATAACCCCTTTCCAAACGAAGTGGTGGAACGAATTCAATCCCTTGGTATCCCCACCATTATGGGGAATTATGACCAGGGAGTGGGTTTTGACCTGGACGACTGCGGCTGTGCCTATCGGAGCGAGGAAGAGAGAGCCCGGGGGCATATTTCGCTCTCATGGACCAAAGCAAGGGTAACCCCAGAAAATAAGGCTTTTCTGCAGAATCTCCTTCCTCGATACGAGCTAGAAGTGGGACCTTTCCGTTTCCTTTTCGTTCACGGAAGTCCCCGGCGAATTAACGAATACCTTTTCCCAGAACGAACCGACGAAAGTTTCCGACACATTATGAGCAATGAAAAGTCCAACGTCCTTCTGTGTGGTCATACTCACATTCCTTTTTCTCGGAACATTGACTATTTCACCGTAGTCAATGATGGTAGCGTAGGACTTTCCAAAGATGGTGACTGGAGGGCTTGCTTAGCAATTATAACCATAGAGGAAACTCTCAAAGTCGATTTCCGCCGCATTCCATATAACCGGGAGTACCTCAAAGAGGGGTACCGAAAAAACCCCGAACTCCCCTTTTTCGCTGAAAAACTCATGGAGTGA
- the yajC gene encoding preprotein translocase subunit YajC encodes MSFFTSIAWAANQTTPSAPAANPIASFLPLIFIILIFYFLLIVPQQRKQKSQRELWAGLKKGDKVVTVGGIHGVVAQVEEDEVLLEVAKDVRIRISKTAVASKKS; translated from the coding sequence GTGAGTTTTTTCACCTCAATTGCCTGGGCTGCAAATCAGACCACACCTTCAGCACCGGCAGCAAATCCTATTGCTTCGTTTCTTCCCCTGATTTTTATCATTCTGATTTTCTACTTTTTGCTCATCGTTCCTCAGCAGCGGAAACAAAAAAGCCAGCGTGAACTCTGGGCCGGCCTCAAAAAGGGGGATAAGGTCGTTACGGTTGGTGGAATTCACGGGGTTGTTGCTCAGGTGGAAGAAGACGAAGTGCTCCTTGAAGTGGCGAAGGACGTTCGCATTCGAATTTCCAAAACCGCGGTGGCGTCGAAGAAATCCTAA
- the ruvA gene encoding Holliday junction branch migration protein RuvA, giving the protein MLDSIRGRVVEVQEGECVVEVMGMGFRLRLTPFANLQKGVEASFLLRSFMRESGEFVVYGFSEEKERILFDRLREVKGINHRTAFKILSRIRWEELVKMVLEENLMLLESRGGLGVKTAKRLILELKPTLLKCGFQMLPPFPEVFEETKEVLLRLGYNKKEVETVVSCLWDELRGEKVDVEILIRKALGKLGGQD; this is encoded by the coding sequence ATGCTTGATTCGATTCGCGGCCGGGTGGTGGAGGTTCAGGAAGGCGAATGTGTGGTGGAAGTCATGGGTATGGGCTTCAGATTACGGCTTACGCCTTTTGCGAATCTCCAGAAAGGCGTAGAGGCATCATTTCTTTTGCGTTCTTTCATGCGTGAAAGCGGAGAATTCGTCGTGTATGGTTTCAGCGAGGAAAAGGAGCGGATTCTTTTTGACCGATTGCGGGAAGTGAAGGGTATTAACCATCGCACGGCTTTTAAAATTCTTTCTCGAATACGGTGGGAAGAACTGGTCAAAATGGTTTTGGAAGAGAACCTGATGCTTCTTGAGTCCAGAGGCGGTCTGGGAGTCAAGACAGCCAAAAGGTTGATTTTAGAGCTTAAACCGACGCTTTTGAAGTGTGGTTTTCAAATGCTTCCTCCTTTTCCCGAAGTTTTTGAGGAAACCAAGGAAGTCCTGCTTCGCTTAGGGTATAATAAGAAAGAGGTAGAAACCGTGGTCAGCTGCCTATGGGATGAATTGCGGGGAGAAAAAGTGGATGTGGAAATCCTGATTCGGAAAGCACTGGGTAAATTGGGTGGTCAAGATTGA
- the queA gene encoding tRNA preQ1(34) S-adenosylmethionine ribosyltransferase-isomerase QueA, with product METSLFDFFLPPELIAQRPVTPRDACRMMVLNRREKTWEHRQFFEIEAYLSSGDALVVNESKVVKARFFVQKATGGKVEILFVRFYGRWWECLLYPSSRVRVGQELCLLTHPEYRWIVRERLRETWLLEPLFESGEAFFDRFGEVPLPPYVKERGIDPEAYQTVYAREWGSVAAPTAGLHFTPELLEKLKKKGIAIVPVVLHVGLGTFQPVKVEQVEAHTMHKEWFRIGKEEAKRIRETRECGRKVIAVGTTAVRVLETVWQRLGTLQEYEGETDLFIYPGFHFQVVDALITNFHLPRSTLFMLVCAFGGTDFVKCAYEEAIQKRYRFYSFGDAMLLY from the coding sequence ATCGAAACAAGCCTCTTTGATTTTTTTCTCCCTCCGGAACTCATTGCCCAAAGACCGGTTACTCCCCGGGATGCCTGTCGCATGATGGTCCTCAACCGAAGGGAAAAAACCTGGGAACACCGTCAGTTCTTCGAAATTGAGGCATACCTTTCTTCCGGGGATGCGTTGGTTGTGAATGAATCGAAGGTGGTGAAGGCTCGCTTCTTTGTCCAGAAAGCGACCGGGGGAAAGGTAGAGATTCTCTTTGTGCGGTTCTATGGAAGATGGTGGGAGTGTCTGCTTTATCCCTCTTCCCGGGTGCGGGTTGGACAAGAACTCTGCCTTTTGACTCATCCTGAATACCGTTGGATAGTCCGAGAGCGGCTCAGGGAGACATGGTTGTTAGAACCCCTTTTTGAGAGTGGTGAGGCGTTTTTCGACCGGTTTGGGGAGGTTCCTCTACCACCCTATGTGAAGGAAAGGGGGATTGATCCTGAAGCTTATCAGACTGTTTACGCTCGGGAATGGGGATCGGTGGCTGCGCCCACGGCGGGGCTTCATTTTACTCCAGAGCTTTTGGAAAAACTCAAGAAAAAGGGAATTGCGATTGTTCCGGTTGTGCTCCATGTGGGTCTGGGGACATTTCAGCCGGTTAAGGTGGAGCAAGTTGAGGCACATACCATGCACAAGGAATGGTTTCGGATTGGCAAAGAGGAGGCAAAGCGAATCAGAGAGACCCGGGAATGTGGAAGAAAGGTGATAGCGGTAGGGACCACCGCGGTACGGGTTCTGGAAACGGTGTGGCAGAGGTTGGGAACCCTCCAGGAATACGAGGGAGAAACCGACCTCTTCATTTACCCTGGGTTCCATTTTCAGGTTGTCGATGCCCTCATCACCAATTTTCACCTGCCTCGTTCCACGCTCTTTATGCTGGTGTGTGCTTTTGGAGGAACGGATTTTGTGAAGTGTGCCTATGAGGAAGCAATACAAAAACGGTACCGTTTTTACAGTTTTGGAGATGCCATGTTGCTGTATTGA
- the ruvB gene encoding Holliday junction branch migration DNA helicase RuvB has protein sequence MKEKSVPPFFLRSEEDFSLRPRKLQDFIGQKEVVAHLEVYIQASLARKEPLDHVLFYGPPGLGKTTLAHVIALEMHSTIRCLSGPAITRSGDLAALLTALSPHDVVFIDEIHRLPRQCEEILYSAMEDYTVHFMIGKGPGARSVALKLPPFTLVGATTRVSLLSAPLRNRFGIVEKLDFYEPEDLMAIVKRTAQVLGIGIRDDAALVIASSSRGTPRVANRLLRRIRDFAEVSGKEVIDREIVTEAFQSLGLDAWGLSMADRQFLKVLAQHYRGGPVGIESVAMVLAEDVATLEEVYEPYLLKIGFIARTKRGRVLTPSGYEYLKKVIEE, from the coding sequence TTGAAAGAGAAATCGGTACCTCCTTTCTTTTTGCGGAGCGAAGAAGACTTTTCGCTCCGTCCCAGGAAGCTCCAGGATTTTATCGGTCAGAAAGAGGTTGTGGCACATCTTGAGGTGTATATTCAGGCTTCTTTAGCCCGGAAAGAACCGCTGGACCACGTGCTCTTTTATGGTCCTCCGGGCTTGGGGAAAACCACGTTAGCCCATGTTATTGCTTTGGAAATGCACAGCACCATTCGCTGTCTTTCTGGTCCGGCGATTACCAGAAGTGGAGACCTGGCAGCGCTTTTGACGGCTCTTTCACCTCATGACGTGGTCTTCATTGACGAAATCCATCGTTTACCCCGCCAGTGTGAAGAGATCCTCTATAGTGCCATGGAAGACTATACCGTGCACTTCATGATTGGCAAGGGTCCAGGAGCACGAAGTGTGGCCTTGAAGCTTCCTCCTTTTACCTTAGTGGGAGCGACCACCCGGGTGAGCCTTTTGAGCGCGCCGCTGCGGAATCGTTTCGGTATCGTGGAAAAGCTTGATTTTTATGAGCCAGAAGACTTGATGGCTATTGTTAAGAGGACCGCTCAGGTATTAGGGATTGGTATTCGTGACGATGCCGCACTGGTCATTGCTTCATCTTCCCGGGGGACGCCCCGAGTGGCAAACCGTCTCTTGCGACGTATTCGGGACTTTGCCGAGGTTTCGGGGAAAGAGGTGATTGACCGGGAGATTGTGACCGAAGCTTTCCAGTCACTGGGGCTCGATGCTTGGGGGTTGAGTATGGCGGACCGCCAATTCCTGAAGGTTCTGGCCCAGCATTACCGTGGGGGACCAGTGGGAATTGAGAGCGTGGCGATGGTTCTCGCCGAGGATGTAGCCACGCTTGAGGAGGTCTATGAACCGTACCTGCTTAAAATTGGTTTTATTGCTCGGACCAAAAGGGGAAGAGTGCTCACGCCTTCTGGGTATGAGTACCTAAAAAAGGTGATAGAGGAATGA